AGCAACCATACGACCAATTAATAACTGCGAAAATGCAGGGGTATCGTTTCTCAGATTTTGAAGTACTGGTAAAAATGTGGTAGCAACCGAGCGCAGCATTACTTCAAACACTTCGATAATTTTTTGTGCCAATGTATAAACAGCAACTGCACTTGAATTCATAAAAGCCGCTATCATAAATGTATCGGCATTGCGCAATAAGCTGCTTCCTAGCATGGTGCCCATGGTAAATTTTCCGTAACCCAAAAAGTGTTTGATCATTTTCAGACTCAAATATTTTTTGTGAAAACTAAATCGGTTTACAAAAAATGCAAACAGTGCACTCACGCCATAACCTGCAACCTGACTGATTACAGCGATTTGAAAAGTAAGACTGTGGTGTATTAGATAATCTGCCAATATGATGAGCAGCGAAACCGAGCAATAAATAATGCGCTGAATTAAGATGATTTTGAAATTTACTTTACCTGTATTTACCCACCAGCTCAGGTTGTACATAATCATGAGCAATCCCAATGCGGGATACCAATTGGAGAAATCGTTAAGCAATAAAAAATCTTTTCCTGTAAAATAAACTACAGCCTTTGTTAAAAATGTAACTGCAACCATTACCATAAAAAACACAGTCGCAAGCAACAAAGCATTGTTTTCAATTTTGCGATTTATAAATGCATCTGTTTTGTGAGTTGCAATTTCTTTTACCACAATAGTTTGTAATAAACCCTGCATCAACATATCACTAATTGAAAGTGCAGAAATAAAAAGCAACCATCGGCCCACTTCAGCTTGCGGCATCAAACGCACCATAATAAAAAGCAATGCAAAACCATAAGCAGCCATCAGCAACTGATGCATAAATGCATACAACTGATTAATGTTTCCAGCAGAAAAAAGTTTCTTAAGCATATTGGTGTAAGATTTTTTCAAACGCTGCTGCTTTGTTTTTCCAGCTATTGCTGATCGCTATTTTAACACGCTGCTGCTTTTTTTCAAATGTATCGTTTTCTATTTCTAATGTAAGACTTTGTATAAAGTCCTTTGCATCAACTGCCGAAACAAAATTTGCAAGGTCATTCAATTGCGCAAAGTTGGTCATTACCACAGGTAAGCCAAGAGCCAGGTATTCATTGGCTTTCATTGGATAAATATTTCTGGTAAACTCATCTTTTATAAAAGGAATAATGCCGGCATTAAAATTTTTCATCATAGCAGGCAATTGATTTACATCTACTGCTCCATACAATTTTACATTGCTATACTTTTTCAAACGGTCGGCCGATGCTGACATAATTCTTCCGATGAAATGAAACTTCCATGTTGGGAAATTGGAAATAGTTTGTTCTAATAAATCGTAATCCAGTCTGTCATCAATACTTCCAACATAACCGATATTTATTTCATCAGAATTGTTTTTTGGAAATCCTTTCTTCATTTCGTTTTCGAAAATAGTGAGGTCAACTCCGTTAGTAACTACAAAAGATTTTTTGTCCGAAACCGCCTTTGATTGCTGCAATGCTTCAGACGAAAAAACTAATGCATCTGCTTGTTTTGCAAAATCGTTTTCTAAACGTTGTCCGTGTTTAGAGGCCCAGTTTGAAGCTGCAATATTATCATAGCAATAGTAAATCGTTGCTTTTTGTTTGAATCCGCTTTGCTTAACAGAATTAAAAAACGGGTTGAAAGCATTAACTACTATTGGCGAATTCATGTTCAGCTTTTTCATTGCTGATTTTATTCTGCCGTTAATTATTTTTTGATTGATGCCTTGCACAAAGTTTAAAAGCGAATTGTTGTTGATCCAGTTGAATGGAATAACAGGAGGCAATGAAAGCACATGGATGAAAGCACCGTTTTCTAATTGCACTTTTTCTATTGCAGCATCCAGTCCTAAGATTCTTTTAACCGGAATGTATTTATTGTGACGTGTGTTTACTAAAACATCTTTAATAGAGTAGGCATAATCTACATAAAGCACATTGTTAGTTGCTGCAAGTTCTTTCATTAACTGCACGGTCGACTTCATGTAATCGCCACGCCAGCTTGGGAAAGCGTGGCATACGATATCTAAACGTTTATTCATTTGCTGTATCTCCTTACAATGTCTTTAATGCGTTTTCGAATATAACTGCGTTGCTTTGGCACTTCACCTAAAAACTTTTCGAGGTGATTTATTTTAGTATCCACCATCACTGCCTGCATCGGAATGTTTAACTGTTTCCAGCTATCCAATAACTGTAATTGGTATTCATCCATTTTTTGTGCTGCATTGATGAATAAATATATCACATCACTATTGCTTATCACTTCTTTATTTATCAATTCTCTTTTTGAAGTATTGGTAAATATCAATTGATTGCTATCGCTTGTAAACATATTTCCAAATTCAACAGCCTGCCAGTTGTTGCCAAGCGATTGCAAATTTGATGTTACATCAGCAAGCATCTGTTTGTAGTCACTGTTCGATTTGTGAAAGGGTACCACCAATACTTTGATGATTTTGTTTTGTTG
This window of the Bacteroidota bacterium genome carries:
- a CDS encoding glycosyltransferase, whose translation is MNKRLDIVCHAFPSWRGDYMKSTVQLMKELAATNNVLYVDYAYSIKDVLVNTRHNKYIPVKRILGLDAAIEKVQLENGAFIHVLSLPPVIPFNWINNNSLLNFVQGINQKIINGRIKSAMKKLNMNSPIVVNAFNPFFNSVKQSGFKQKATIYYCYDNIAASNWASKHGQRLENDFAKQADALVFSSEALQQSKAVSDKKSFVVTNGVDLTIFENEMKKGFPKNNSDEINIGYVGSIDDRLDYDLLEQTISNFPTWKFHFIGRIMSASADRLKKYSNVKLYGAVDVNQLPAMMKNFNAGIIPFIKDEFTRNIYPMKANEYLALGLPVVMTNFAQLNDLANFVSAVDAKDFIQSLTLEIENDTFEKKQQRVKIAISNSWKNKAAAFEKILHQYA
- a CDS encoding oligosaccharide flippase family protein, producing the protein MLKKLFSAGNINQLYAFMHQLLMAAYGFALLFIMVRLMPQAEVGRWLLFISALSISDMLMQGLLQTIVVKEIATHKTDAFINRKIENNALLLATVFFMVMVAVTFLTKAVVYFTGKDFLLLNDFSNWYPALGLLMIMYNLSWWVNTGKVNFKIILIQRIIYCSVSLLIILADYLIHHSLTFQIAVISQVAGYGVSALFAFFVNRFSFHKKYLSLKMIKHFLGYGKFTMGTMLGSSLLRNADTFMIAAFMNSSAVAVYTLAQKIIEVFEVMLRSVATTFLPVLQNLRNDTPAFSQLLIGRMVALIVMFIPAALLVFIFSDNVIQLISGSDQYNLSAMILKVFMLYVLLLPVDRFLGVALEACHLPKLNFIKTVMLITVNIGGNYIALHFYHSLIGVAAVSSIALSTGIAAGFYFLNKRGAAKFSIFNIQQSLLKLKLQ